The following coding sequences lie in one Listeria ivanovii subsp. londoniensis genomic window:
- a CDS encoding glycoside hydrolase family 125 protein gives MTKEFPASFNKWIDKVKTTFPENEKLQRMFEKCFTNTYTTTLQETEEGLPFVITGDIPAMWLRDSTSQIRPYLIVAEEDEEMANLIENLVKLQTKCILHDPYANAFNKSANGAGFQKDKTAMTSLVWERKYEVDSLCYPVQLAYLLWKSTNHTGHFTEEFRQALHQIIQVFKTEQNHTKQSPYRFERENVRQSDTLNNDGKGTEVSYTGMSWSGFRPSDDACVYGYLVPSNMFLVVVMDYIQEMGAQFYPEDNQLLETSLELKEEVAAGIETFAKEPHPYYGDVYAYEVDGTGRKLFMDDANVPSLLAAPYLGFCSKEDDDYKATRKLILSRENPYYVEGAVLKGIGSPHTPDHYVWPIALSIQGLTAETTDEKLAILEMLIAGDGNTDYMHEGVNASNPAEFTRDWFAWSNAMFSEFVLSLCDVYVKGSPLSK, from the coding sequence ATGACAAAAGAATTTCCAGCAAGCTTTAACAAATGGATTGACAAAGTAAAAACCACTTTTCCAGAAAATGAAAAATTACAGCGAATGTTTGAAAAGTGTTTTACCAATACGTATACAACCACTTTGCAAGAAACCGAAGAGGGGCTTCCGTTTGTCATTACTGGTGATATTCCTGCAATGTGGTTACGAGATTCCACTAGCCAAATTAGACCCTATCTAATTGTTGCGGAAGAAGACGAGGAAATGGCGAATTTAATTGAAAATCTAGTCAAACTACAAACGAAATGCATTCTTCACGATCCATATGCCAATGCGTTCAATAAAAGTGCTAATGGCGCGGGTTTTCAAAAAGACAAAACAGCGATGACTAGTCTTGTTTGGGAACGTAAATATGAAGTTGATTCGCTGTGCTATCCAGTCCAATTAGCCTATCTTCTTTGGAAGAGCACGAATCATACCGGTCATTTCACAGAAGAATTTAGACAAGCTTTACACCAAATTATCCAAGTGTTTAAAACGGAGCAAAATCATACGAAACAAAGCCCATACCGTTTTGAGCGGGAAAATGTTCGGCAGTCAGATACGCTTAATAATGATGGCAAAGGAACTGAAGTAAGCTACACTGGGATGTCATGGAGTGGTTTTAGACCAAGTGATGATGCATGTGTTTATGGCTATCTTGTACCAAGTAATATGTTCTTAGTCGTAGTAATGGACTACATTCAAGAAATGGGCGCGCAGTTCTATCCAGAAGACAACCAACTATTAGAAACAAGTTTAGAGTTGAAAGAAGAAGTTGCTGCTGGAATCGAAACTTTTGCGAAAGAACCCCACCCATATTACGGGGATGTTTATGCTTATGAGGTGGATGGAACAGGACGTAAATTATTTATGGATGATGCCAATGTACCAAGTTTGTTGGCCGCACCATATCTTGGTTTTTGTTCTAAAGAAGATGACGACTATAAAGCAACTAGAAAATTAATTCTTAGCCGAGAGAACCCTTATTATGTGGAAGGGGCAGTACTAAAGGGAATTGGTAGCCCACATACACCTGATCATTACGTCTGGCCAATTGCGCTTAGTATCCAAGGTTTAACTGCGGAAACAACAGATGAGAAACTAGCTATTCTAGAGATGTTAATTGCGGGAGATGGTAATACGGACTATATGCATGAAGGAGTTAATGCCTCGAATCCAGCTGAATTCACAAGAGACTGGTTCGCCTGGTCTAACGCAATGTTTAGTGAATTTGTTTTAAGCTTATGCGATGTTTACGTCAAAGGAAGCCCGCTAAGTAAATAA
- a CDS encoding alpha-mannosidase: protein MTRKKAHIISHSHWDREWFLPLESLRFKLVTLMDEVETLLDLEAGFNHFHMDGQMIMLEDYLAVKPAKREKMKQLVANGKLRIGPWYMLQDAFLTSGEANIRNLQYGLEMAEEFGHVEKIGYFPDTFGLYGQVPQLMSQAGFDTVVFGRGVNPTGFNNQVLGSAFASKYSEMFWESPDGSKVLGILLANWYSNGNEIPVEKEAAKLFWDKKLADVERFASTDEWLFMNGCDHQPVQTDLAEAIEVARELYPEIDFIHSHFERYQEAVKENLKPEKLQTVYGELTSQQSDGWSTLANTASSRIYLKQANEKMERLLERLAEPISVMASEAGIAYPHEYLTFAWKLLMENQIHDSITACSLDEVHREMEIRFEKVEQVSMSLITNAACKLTEQIATSGSGIPITIFFAGGIEVAKTIEIELETDEIYFSEMHFEKIPDELAKLPAQSFRLETSEGEEIPVVVESLGIHFNYDLPERKFRDSYFARKYKLSFTTENLPAVGYETIYAHAIKQEETKPEVSAKYTLENDFLKVDIAPNGTYSILDKCTFVEVSGLGAYEDVGDIGNEYMFKETGDKLRIDTLQSEPAISVLREDKLGKTIKIQHEIEIPESASEAFADEKRRLVWHPNRQSPRSLQQTILKVVTELTLNKQDKQLAVRVKIDNQADDHRLRVLFQTGRTNETHQAGSVFEVVTRPNKQVKEWTNPAKDNRSQNFVSCGNVVIASHGLPEYEVSELGDKIELTLVRAVSEIGDWGDFPAYEAECHREIIAAFYVMLTNEVDVRNSEIPAEVSALLAPTFAIQHKPSTQEKMLPEKQNFAKWKAADGLVFSTLKFAKDNKRIVRFYHTGATPTNLQTSHTWGKSTILEKASEGHTTTFTVRPNEIITLKGV from the coding sequence ATGACTAGAAAGAAAGCACATATTATTTCTCATTCTCACTGGGATAGAGAATGGTTTTTACCACTAGAAAGTTTAAGATTTAAGCTCGTGACCTTGATGGACGAGGTAGAAACGTTACTCGATTTGGAAGCAGGTTTTAATCATTTTCATATGGATGGACAAATGATTATGCTAGAAGATTATTTAGCCGTAAAGCCAGCGAAACGGGAAAAAATGAAGCAACTTGTGGCCAATGGGAAATTGAGAATTGGACCATGGTACATGTTACAAGATGCCTTTTTAACGAGTGGGGAAGCCAACATTCGAAACTTGCAGTATGGTTTAGAAATGGCAGAAGAATTTGGTCATGTTGAAAAAATTGGTTATTTTCCGGATACTTTTGGACTTTACGGTCAAGTTCCGCAATTAATGAGCCAAGCAGGATTTGATACAGTTGTTTTTGGTCGTGGGGTTAATCCGACTGGTTTTAATAATCAAGTTTTAGGTAGTGCATTTGCCTCAAAATATTCCGAAATGTTCTGGGAAAGTCCAGATGGATCCAAGGTTTTAGGGATTTTACTTGCGAATTGGTATTCCAATGGTAATGAAATACCAGTAGAAAAAGAAGCGGCAAAACTTTTTTGGGACAAAAAATTAGCGGATGTGGAACGATTTGCTTCCACGGATGAATGGTTATTTATGAATGGATGCGATCATCAACCAGTGCAAACAGATTTAGCAGAAGCAATTGAGGTTGCAAGAGAACTTTATCCAGAAATCGACTTTATCCATAGTCATTTTGAGCGCTATCAAGAAGCAGTAAAAGAAAATCTCAAACCAGAAAAATTACAAACCGTTTATGGCGAGTTAACTAGCCAACAATCAGATGGTTGGTCGACGCTTGCAAACACTGCTTCTTCTCGAATTTATTTAAAACAAGCGAATGAAAAAATGGAACGCTTGTTAGAAAGGCTTGCAGAACCAATCTCAGTAATGGCGAGTGAAGCAGGTATCGCATATCCGCATGAGTACCTTACCTTTGCCTGGAAACTTTTAATGGAAAATCAAATTCACGATAGTATCACAGCTTGTAGTTTAGATGAAGTTCACCGGGAAATGGAAATTCGGTTTGAAAAAGTGGAACAAGTGTCCATGTCGCTCATTACAAATGCTGCCTGCAAGCTAACCGAGCAAATAGCTACTTCAGGAAGTGGAATCCCAATAACCATTTTTTTTGCAGGGGGAATTGAGGTAGCGAAAACCATCGAAATCGAACTAGAAACCGATGAAATTTACTTTTCGGAAATGCATTTTGAGAAAATACCGGACGAATTAGCAAAACTTCCAGCTCAAAGTTTCCGACTAGAAACAAGTGAAGGCGAGGAAATCCCAGTTGTAGTAGAGTCGCTTGGAATTCATTTTAATTATGACTTACCTGAGCGGAAATTCCGTGATTCCTATTTTGCAAGAAAATATAAACTAAGCTTTACTACCGAAAATTTACCAGCAGTTGGTTATGAAACGATTTATGCCCATGCGATAAAGCAAGAAGAAACAAAGCCAGAAGTAAGTGCGAAATATACACTAGAAAATGACTTTTTAAAAGTGGATATTGCACCTAATGGCACCTATTCTATACTCGATAAATGTACTTTTGTCGAAGTTTCGGGGCTTGGGGCGTATGAAGATGTAGGTGATATTGGTAATGAATATATGTTCAAGGAAACAGGTGACAAATTACGTATCGATACACTTCAATCAGAACCAGCGATTAGTGTGTTACGTGAGGATAAATTAGGCAAAACAATCAAAATTCAACACGAAATCGAAATTCCAGAAAGTGCCAGTGAAGCTTTTGCTGATGAGAAGAGACGGCTTGTTTGGCATCCAAATAGACAAAGTCCGCGTTCTTTACAACAGACGATTTTAAAAGTTGTCACAGAACTCACCCTCAACAAACAAGATAAACAATTAGCTGTTCGCGTTAAAATCGACAATCAAGCAGATGATCATCGGCTCCGAGTGTTATTCCAGACGGGGAGAACAAATGAAACCCATCAAGCGGGAAGTGTTTTTGAAGTGGTGACTCGTCCAAACAAACAAGTAAAAGAATGGACCAACCCTGCCAAAGATAATCGTAGTCAGAACTTTGTTTCATGTGGAAATGTCGTTATTGCAAGTCATGGTTTGCCCGAGTATGAAGTAAGTGAATTAGGGGACAAAATAGAATTAACCTTAGTACGCGCTGTATCGGAAATTGGCGATTGGGGTGATTTCCCAGCATACGAAGCAGAGTGTCATCGTGAAATCATTGCAGCGTTTTACGTGATGTTAACGAATGAAGTGGATGTTAGAAACAGTGAAATACCTGCCGAAGTGAGTGCATTACTAGCACCAACTTTTGCAATTCAACATAAGCCATCAACCCAAGAAAAAATGCTCCCTGAAAAACAGAATTTTGCGAAATGGAAAGCGGCTGATGGACTAGTTTTTTCTACTTTGAAATTTGCTAAGGATAACAAACGAATCGTCCGTTTTTACCATACGGGAGCAACGCCAACTAACCTGCAAACAAGTCATACATGGGGAAAATCCACTATTTTAGAAAAAGCCAGTGAAGGACATACAACCACTTTCACCGTCCGCCCAAATGAGATTATTACATTAAAAGGAGTGTAA
- a CDS encoding response regulator transcription factor, translating to MIKIVLVDDEPLIVKGLESIMPEFEQEIEVVGTAQNGAVALEKYGDQEVDVLLTDIQMPVMNGLELIDEWKKRQPSTKMVVLSGFEDFHYIKRGLSAGIENYLLKPLNEQELKETLIQIEKKQVTDKVIPKEEAYYILRDNTIWRWLHLRINKEEWEERLALYDMTLGQTKNAVLIQIQPTKQVNKEAWKLLSEAYRAKYSFMLLTPDNEIILGIEELTSLSEQILAIQSDIKTVLENEAFYLFVSEKVQGEVMYPQAFRQLTRLLPERLVQESGSLIAFHKRTKHTWRPKRKQYQLAQLLVMNNEKEIKAWIRRFFQEWLDHKVESDPHQMLHILNELLVMLAESDPRELSESMEKIAEETSIEGLEEATLTYAIRYYNHKKQTDESKSPIIQNVLTYIKEHFAEGMSLKTLGNDFHINAVYLGQLFQKEMGEHFTDYLNRYRVNYAKEELLLTQDNLTIIASKSGYTDMAYFYRQFKKHTGETPNRYRKIHQ from the coding sequence ATGATAAAAATTGTACTAGTAGATGATGAACCCCTTATTGTCAAAGGCCTAGAGAGTATTATGCCAGAGTTTGAGCAAGAAATTGAAGTAGTTGGAACAGCACAAAATGGTGCAGTTGCGTTAGAAAAATATGGAGACCAAGAAGTAGATGTACTATTGACAGATATTCAAATGCCAGTAATGAACGGTTTGGAATTAATAGATGAATGGAAAAAAAGGCAACCATCGACAAAAATGGTGGTATTGTCAGGATTTGAGGATTTTCATTATATTAAACGCGGACTTTCAGCAGGAATTGAAAACTATTTATTAAAACCTTTAAATGAGCAGGAACTGAAAGAAACACTCATTCAAATAGAGAAAAAGCAAGTGACGGATAAAGTCATACCGAAAGAAGAAGCTTATTATATTTTACGGGATAATACGATTTGGCGTTGGTTGCATTTGCGGATTAATAAAGAAGAGTGGGAAGAGCGGCTGGCCTTATATGATATGACGCTTGGACAAACGAAAAATGCAGTACTTATTCAAATTCAACCAACCAAACAAGTAAACAAAGAAGCATGGAAACTACTTTCAGAAGCTTATCGGGCAAAATATTCCTTTATGTTATTAACACCAGATAATGAAATCATCCTAGGAATAGAAGAACTAACTTCTTTATCCGAACAAATTTTAGCGATTCAAAGTGATATAAAAACCGTTTTAGAAAACGAGGCATTTTATTTATTTGTAAGCGAAAAAGTGCAGGGAGAGGTCATGTATCCTCAAGCCTTTCGTCAATTAACGAGATTACTCCCAGAACGGTTAGTCCAAGAAAGTGGAAGCTTGATTGCCTTTCATAAACGAACGAAACATACGTGGCGCCCAAAAAGAAAACAATACCAGCTGGCCCAGTTACTCGTGATGAATAATGAAAAAGAAATTAAAGCATGGATTAGACGTTTTTTTCAGGAATGGCTAGATCATAAAGTAGAAAGTGACCCACACCAAATGCTTCATATTCTCAATGAACTACTAGTAATGTTAGCGGAATCTGACCCAAGAGAATTAAGTGAATCGATGGAAAAAATTGCGGAAGAAACAAGTATTGAAGGATTAGAAGAAGCAACATTAACGTATGCGATACGCTATTATAATCATAAGAAACAAACGGATGAATCCAAGAGTCCGATTATCCAAAATGTGCTTACTTATATTAAGGAACATTTTGCAGAAGGGATGTCTTTAAAAACGCTTGGGAATGATTTTCATATTAATGCGGTCTACTTGGGACAACTTTTTCAAAAAGAGATGGGAGAGCATTTTACTGATTATTTGAATCGCTACCGAGTGAATTATGCAAAAGAAGAATTACTGCTAACCCAAGATAATTTAACGATAATTGCTAGTAAATCTGGTTATACGGACATGGCTTATTTTTATCGTCAGTTTAAAAAGCATACAGGGGAGACACCGAATCGTTACCGGAAAATTCATCAATAA
- a CDS encoding sensor histidine kinase, with protein sequence MMQELPRKRVFKRMLLIFSLTSLFTVSLLLFFIYKYYTNIQLDTNLQATETIASKQLDVLTEKQKALISLTQDIYRNSDLMQDVQIAMTNDYSSYTEQNIDNYFKSKSFYSVDMQTYLQSYFAYDEDITALQLVSADGSYSYTFPSRYREWKETVDRYGEERIAKQASKEGNFYTVGNNIVVKQPINDPSTLKQMGYLLLYIDPTVLNKAISRDYKNSIFQITNAKGVELYTNHLIKQQDTTEKQGWVNVNNKKMYLQRTEDETSGLKSNAYLYSVNDSNIPLIEIALFGIGLLLVIFSISVNFIISRRYSKRILTIIGGMNLVENGTLDAKLPVDNYGDELTMISERFNHMTENLDAYIKKVYTLEMEEQKARLKALQGQVQPHFLYNSLEAIRMNARVEGAKATSDMIYQLATLLRYTANHREITTLGEEINYVKQYVRFMEMRQERPIELEINIDKRFNNTAIPRFALQPLIENFFKYAYKENTHPKVTITVSLENNNLFFEVMDNGSGMDAEKLTEVQMTIASKAETSHIGLANLNKRLQLLYGEAYHLTIKSKTNEGTIILFQVPKHTGGEK encoded by the coding sequence ATGATGCAAGAATTACCACGCAAACGGGTTTTTAAAAGAATGTTATTAATTTTTTCCTTAACAAGCCTTTTTACAGTAAGCTTGTTACTTTTTTTCATTTATAAATACTATACCAATATTCAGCTAGATACTAATTTACAAGCGACAGAAACGATTGCAAGTAAACAGTTAGATGTACTCACGGAAAAGCAAAAAGCATTAATCAGTTTAACTCAAGATATTTACCGAAATAGCGATTTAATGCAAGATGTTCAAATTGCGATGACAAATGACTACAGTAGCTATACGGAACAAAATATCGATAATTATTTTAAAAGTAAAAGTTTTTATTCTGTAGATATGCAAACATATCTACAGTCTTATTTTGCGTATGATGAAGACATTACTGCCTTACAACTTGTTTCGGCAGATGGTAGTTATTCCTATACTTTTCCAAGTCGTTACCGGGAATGGAAAGAAACTGTGGATAGATACGGAGAAGAACGTATTGCCAAACAAGCCTCCAAGGAAGGTAATTTTTATACCGTCGGAAATAATATTGTAGTTAAACAGCCAATTAATGATCCAAGCACACTGAAACAAATGGGTTACTTGCTACTATATATCGATCCAACCGTATTAAATAAAGCGATTAGTAGAGATTATAAAAACTCGATTTTCCAAATAACCAATGCGAAAGGTGTAGAGCTATATACGAACCATCTAATTAAACAACAAGACACTACGGAAAAACAAGGGTGGGTCAATGTGAATAACAAAAAAATGTATTTACAAAGAACTGAAGATGAAACAAGTGGTTTAAAGAGTAATGCTTATTTATATAGTGTGAATGATAGCAATATACCACTTATCGAGATAGCTTTATTTGGGATTGGCCTGCTTTTAGTTATTTTTTCTATTAGCGTGAATTTTATTATTAGTAGACGATATTCAAAGCGAATTTTAACAATTATTGGTGGAATGAATTTGGTGGAAAACGGTACACTTGATGCCAAACTGCCTGTGGATAACTATGGTGACGAATTAACAATGATTAGCGAACGTTTTAATCATATGACTGAAAATCTCGATGCTTATATTAAAAAGGTATATACACTTGAAATGGAAGAACAAAAAGCAAGATTGAAAGCGCTTCAAGGTCAAGTTCAACCACATTTTCTTTATAATTCACTAGAAGCGATACGGATGAATGCGCGCGTTGAAGGAGCAAAGGCTACTAGCGATATGATTTACCAACTTGCGACCTTACTACGCTACACTGCGAATCACCGTGAGATTACGACACTTGGGGAAGAAATCAACTACGTTAAACAATATGTCCGCTTTATGGAGATGCGGCAGGAACGACCAATTGAGCTAGAAATTAATATCGATAAACGCTTCAATAATACGGCTATTCCGCGATTCGCCTTGCAACCTTTAATCGAAAATTTTTTTAAATATGCTTATAAAGAAAACACCCACCCAAAAGTGACAATTACAGTATCCTTGGAGAATAATAATTTGTTTTTTGAGGTGATGGATAACGGCTCGGGAATGGATGCTGAGAAATTAACGGAAGTGCAAATGACAATTGCAAGCAAAGCAGAAACCAGTCATATTGGACTAGCAAATTTAAACAAACGATTGCAATTACTATACGGTGAAGCCTACCATTTAACCATCAAGAGCAAAACGAATGAAGGTACCATTATTTTATTCCAAGTACCTAAGCATACGGGAGGAGAGAAATAA
- a CDS encoding YesL family protein produces the protein MKLMDKFSVISDWIIRLVWTNLVWLFLVLIGGIVLGFMPATIVLFTITRKWARGELDISVWKLAWPTYKKAFIPANLAGGVFASIALFLYADLRIVFELMQGFWSMILYFFLMFLLFLVGIALLQYFTIFVHFQMKNVRAYVVQSFLLAFTSLKNIFMMVVGLVFCAWLISKMPAFILFISGVLPSYWVMKINLQRFKQMEPK, from the coding sequence ATGAAACTTATGGATAAATTTTCCGTTATTAGCGATTGGATTATACGACTTGTTTGGACTAATTTAGTATGGTTATTTCTTGTTTTAATAGGTGGGATTGTTTTAGGATTTATGCCAGCAACGATTGTCCTATTTACTATTACTAGAAAATGGGCGCGAGGAGAATTAGACATTTCGGTTTGGAAGTTAGCTTGGCCCACTTACAAAAAAGCGTTCATTCCAGCAAATTTAGCAGGAGGGGTTTTCGCCAGTATTGCCTTATTCTTATATGCTGATTTACGAATTGTCTTTGAATTAATGCAAGGGTTTTGGTCAATGATATTATATTTTTTCCTTATGTTTTTATTATTCTTAGTTGGGATAGCCTTACTGCAATATTTTACTATCTTTGTTCATTTCCAAATGAAAAATGTTCGAGCTTACGTCGTACAATCATTTCTACTTGCTTTTACTAGCTTGAAAAATATATTTATGATGGTTGTTGGCCTTGTTTTCTGTGCTTGGCTTATATCCAAAATGCCAGCGTTTATTCTATTTATTTCTGGTGTCTTACCAAGTTATTGGGTTATGAAAATTAACTTGCAACGCTTTAAACAAATGGAACCTAAGTAA